The Meriones unguiculatus strain TT.TT164.6M chromosome 9, Bangor_MerUng_6.1, whole genome shotgun sequence genome window below encodes:
- the Gdf2 gene encoding growth/differentiation factor 2, translated as MSPGAFWGALLMLFLLVCLAHPKPLQSWGQASAGGKERSSLGLPGGGEQGIFDLKMFLENMKVDFLRSLNLSGIPSQDRTRAEPPQYMIDLYNRYTADKSATPASNIVRSFSVEDAISTAATEDSPFQKHILIFNISIPRHEQITRAELRLYVSCQNHVDSTHGLEGSMVIYDVLDVDEAWDGASGTKTFLVSQNIQDEGWETLEVSSAVKRWVRADSTTNKNKLEVTVTNHQKGCDTLDISVPPGSKNLPFFVVFSNDRSNGTKETRLELKEMIGHEQETVFVRTSKSGYQEAGGSHEEEEEEGADGRTAVGPFLARRKRSTGASSHCQKTSLRVNFEDIGWDSWIIAPKEYDAYECKGGCFFPLADDVTPTKHAIVQTLVHLKFPTKVGKACCVPTKLSPISILYKDDMGVPTLKYHYEGMSVAECGCR; from the exons ATGTCCCCTGGGGCCTTCTGGGGGGCCCTGCTCATGCTGTTCCTGCTGGTCTGTCTCGCACACCCGAAGCCGCTGCAAAGCTGGGGCCAGGCATCCGCCGGGGGAAAGGAGCGCAGCTCGCTGGGATTGCCCGGAGGTGGCGAGCAGGGCATCTTTGACCTGAAGATGTTCCTGGAGAACATGAAGGTGGATTTCCTGCGAAGCCTTAACCTCAGCGGCATTCCCTCCCAGGACAGAACCAGGGCGGAGCCGCCCCAGTACATGATCGACCTGTACAACAGGTACACTGCCGACAAGTCAGCCACGCCTGCCTCCAACATCGTGCGGAGCTTCAGCGTGGAAG ATGCTATATCGACTGCTGCCACAGAGGACTCCCCCTTCCAGAAACACATCCTGATCTTCAACATTTCCATCCCTAGGCATGAGCAGATCACCAGGGCTGAGCTCCGTCTCTACGTCTCCTGTCAAAATCATGTGGACTCCACCCATGGGCTGGAAGGGAGCATGGTCATTTACGATGTTTTGGATGTAGATGAGGCTTGGGACGGCGCCTCGGGGACCAAGACCTTCTTGGTATCTCAGAACATTCAGGATGAGGGCTGGGAGACCTTGGAAGTGTCGAGTGCCGTGAAGCGGTGGGTCAGGGCAGACTccacaaccaacaaaaacaagCTGGAGGTGACGGTGACAAACCATCAGAAGGGCTGCGACACACTGGATATCAGTGTCCCTCCAGGCTCCAAAAACCTGCCCTTCTTTGTCGTCTTCTCCAATGACCGCAGCAACGGGACCAAGGAGACCAGACTGGAGCTGAAGGAGATGATTGGCCACGAGCAGGAGACGGTGTTTGTAAGGACATCCAAGAGTGGTTACCAGGAGGCAGGTGGGAGccacgaggaggaggaggaggagggagcagaTGGCCGCACAGCTGTAGGACCGTTTTTAGCTAGAAGGAAGAGGAGCACTGGGGCCAGCAGCCACTGCCAGAAGACCTCTCTCAGGGTGAACTTTGAGGACATCGGCTGGGACAGCTGGATCATCGCGCCCAAGGAGTATGACGCCTACGAGTGTAAAGGAGGTTGCTTCTTCCCGCTGGCTGATGACGTGACGCCCACAAAACACGCCATCGTGCAGACCCTGGTGCATCTCAAGTTCCCCACGAAGGTGGGCAAAGCCTGCTGCGTCCCGACCAAACTGAGTCCCATCTCCATCCTGTACAAGGATGACATGGGGGTGCCGACCCTCAAGTACCACTATGAAGGAATGAGTGTGGCAGAGTGTGGGTGCAGGTAG